A stretch of Maniola hyperantus chromosome 15, iAphHyp1.2, whole genome shotgun sequence DNA encodes these proteins:
- the pths gene encoding ATP-dependent RNA helicase DDX47, with protein MTADSDKSGSINQDSEPEEEQQEETKTEENVEETVTFKDLGIVDILCEACTELKWKHPSKIQKEAIPVALQGKDIIGLAETGSGKTGAFALPILQSLLENPQRYFALVLTPTRELAFQISEQFEALGASIGVKCAVIVGGMDMVAQALALSKKPHIIIATPGRLVDHLQNTKGFNLKALKYLVMDEADRILNMDFEVEVDKILRVVPRERRTYLFSATMTKKVQKLQRASLQDPVKVEVSTKYQTVEKLQQYYIFIPVKYKDVYLVHILNELSGNSFIVFVSTCAGALRAALLLRALGVSAVPLHGQMSQQRRLAALNKFKTKNRAVLICTDVASRGLDIPHVDVVINLDIPLHSKDYIHRVGRTARAGRAGKAITFVSQYDVELYQRIEQLIGKQLPLYKTEENEVMVLQERVAEAQRLTKIEMKELEDKKGSKGKKRGAESDDDTEEAAGVRRRIKGKGKPRHGGKKKR; from the exons ATGACTGCGGACAGTGATAAAAGTGGAAGTATTAACCAAGATTCGGAGCCTGAAGAAGAACAACAAGAGGAAACTAAAACCGAGGAAAATGTAGAAGAAACAGTCACATTTAAAGATTTG GGAATAGTAGACATACTATGTGAAGCATGCACTGAATTAAAATGGAAACATCCATCCAAGATCCAAAAAGAAGCAATACCAGTAGCACTCCAGGGCAAAGATATAATAGGGCTCGCTGAGACAGGGTCGGGCAAGACTGGGGCCTTTGCCCTGCCAATCTTACAGTCCCTACTAGAAAACCCACAAAGATactttgcacttgtattgacaCCTACGAGAGAATTGGCATTCCAAATATCAGAACAATTTGAGGCACTCG GAGCCAGTATAGGAGTAAAATGTGCAGTGATAGTTGGAGGCATGGACATGGTAGCCCAGGCCCTCGCCCTTTCCAAGAAGCCCCACATCATCATAGCAACCCCGGGCAGGCTGGTAGACCACCTGCAGAATACTAAGGGTTTCAACCTGAAGGCCCTCAAGTACCTT GTAATGGACGAAGCAGATCGTATATTGAACATGGATTTTGAAGTAGAAGTGGACAAGATCCTGCGCGTGGTCCCGCGCGAGCGACGCACCTACCTATTCTCAGCCACAATGACCAAGAAAGTGCAGAAGTTACAAAGGGCCTCCCTGCAAGACCCCGTCAAAGTTGAGGTGTCCACCAAGTATCAGACTGTGGAAAAACTGCAGcaatactatatttttatacctgTAAAGTATAAG GACGTATACTTGGTGCACATCCTCAACGAGCTGTCGGGCAACTCGTTCATCGTGTTCGTGTCGACGTGCGCGGGCGCGCTGCGTGCGGCGCTGCTGCTGCGCGCGCTGGGCGTGTCGGCGGTGCCGCTGCACGGCCAGATGTCGCAGCAGCGCCGCCTCGCCGCGCTCAACAAGTTCAAGACGAAGAACAGGGCCGTGCTCATCTGCACCGACGTAGCTTCCAG AGGTCTGGACATCCCACACGTGGACGTGGTAATAAACCTGGACATCCCGCTGCACAGCAAGGACTACATCCACCGCGTGGGACGCACGGCGCGCGCGGGCCGGGCCGGGAAAGCTATCACATTCGTTTcacag TATGATGTAGAGTTGTACCAGCGGATAGAACAACTCATCGGCAAGCAACTCCCGCTCTACAAAACGGAAGAGAATGAAGTGATGGTACTACAGGAAAGAGTCGCTGAGGCGCAACGACTCACCAAAATT GAAATGAAAGAGCTAGAAGACAAGAAGGGTTCGAAAGGCAAGAAGCGCGGCGCGGAGTCGGACGACGACACGGAGGAGGCGGCCGGCGTGCGGCGACGCATCAAGGGCAAGGGGAAGCCGCGGCACGGCGGCAAGAAGAAACGCTGA
- the Phf5a gene encoding PHD finger-like domain-containing protein 5A, with amino-acid sequence MAKHHPDLIFCRKQPGVAIGRLCEKCDGKCVICDSYVRPCTLVRICDECNYGSYQGRCVICGGPGVSDAYYCKECTIQEKDRDGCPKIVNLGSSKTDLFYERKKYGFRRH; translated from the exons ATGGCTAAACATCATCCAGATCTTATTTTCTGCAGAAAACAACCTGGCGTTG CTATCGGTCGTTTATGTGAGAAATGTGATGGTAAATGTGTAATTTGCGACTCGTACGTGCGGCCTTGTACGCTGGTGCGTATATGCGACGAATGTAACTACGGATCGTATCAAGGAAGATGCGTGATTTGCGGAGGCCCCGGCGTCTCGGACGCGTACTACTGTAAAGAATGTACGATACAGGAGAAAGAT AGAGATGGTTGCCCAAAGATTGTCAACTTGGGAAGCTCAAAGACAGATCTGTTCTACGAGAGAAAGAAATATGGGTTCAGGAGGCACTAG